The DNA sequence CGCTCCCCTGGGCGCCGATGAAATCGCCGCTACACGCAAGGCCTTGAACTGGACCTCCCCGCCCTTTGAAGTGCCAGATGATTTGTATTTGGCATGGGATTTCCGTAGTCGTGGTCAAACCATTCAGAACGCGTGGAACGAGCGCTTTACTGCATATCAAAAAGCCCATCCCCGCTCAGCAGCCGAACTCGTGCGCCGCATGCGTGGCGATTTGCCATCGGACTTTGCGGCAAAACTACAAGCGCTGCTCGCGCAATGCCAAGCCAAAGCAGAAACGATTGCGACGCGTAAGTCGAGTCAGAATGCGATTGAAGCATTGGCACCTGCCGTTCCAGAAATGATGGGCGGCTCTGCCGACTTAACCGGCTCGAACTTAACCAATTGGAGTGCATGCAAACCCGTGCGCGCCAATCAGTGGGGCAACCACATCAATTACGGCGTACGCGAGTTTGGTATGAGCGCCATCATGAATGGCATGGCATTACACGGCGGCTACATTCCGTTTGGCGGCACCTTCTTGACCTTCTCGGATTACAGTCGTAATGCGCTGCGCATGGCAGCTCTCATGAAGCTGCGCAGCATTTTTGTGTTTACTCATGATTCGATTGGCTTGGGCGAAGATGGCCCTACCCATCAGTCGGTCGAGCAGGTATCGAGTTTGCGTTTGATACCCAATCTCGCCGTCTGGCGCCCATGTGATACCACGGAGAGCGCAGTGGCGTGGGGCGCCGCGCTAGAGCGTCGGCACGGCCCAAGCGCACTCATTTTTAGTCGCCAAAATTGCCCATTTGTGGCGCGTTCTCCAAAACAAATCGAGAATATCGCACGCGGTGGCTATGTGGTGCACGAGCCCAGCAAAGTAGCCAAAGCCATCATTATCGCAACCGGTTCTGAGGTGGGGTTGGCATTTCAAACCGCAGCACATTTAGCGAAAGAAGGAATTGGTGTTCGTGTGGTGTCGATGCCATCGACGACTTACTTTGATCAGCAAGATGCGCAATACAAAGCCAGCGTATTGCCAGCCGGTTTACCACGCATTGCGATTGAAGCAGGCGTGACGGATTACTGGTGGAAGTATGGCTGCGCGGCAGTTCATGGTGTGGATACCTTTGGTGAGTCTGCGCCTGCGAATCAGCTATATGCGTATTTTGGTTTAACCGTTGATCAGATTAGTACGACGGTGAAGCAGTGCATTGCACAAGTAAAGTAAGAAATTAATGTTTGTAATTTAGAAAACGAGTAGAGGAATAGTGATGGCGATTCGGGTTGCAATTAATGGGTATGGCCGCATTGGCCGCATGGTGCTACGCGCTTTATATGAGAGCCAGCCAAATTTAGATCGCAAGCGCGATATCAAAATTGTTGCCATCAATGCGATGGGCGATATTGATATTAATGCCCATCTCACCCAATACGACTCGGCCCATGGCCGTTTCCCCGGCACAGTCACCGTCGATGGTGATCACATGATTGTCAATGGTGATCGCATCAAAATGTATTCCACACGCAATCCGCTAGAGACACCATGGGGCGAGCATCAAGTAGATTTAGTGCTCGAGTGCTCGGGTAAATTTACCTCCAAAGAAAAAGCCATGGTGCACATTCAGCAGGGTGCAAAAAAAGTATTGATCTCGGCGCCTGGCGAAAAAGATGTTGATGCAACCATCGTTTATGGCGTGAATGAAAAAGTACTTAAGCCTAGCGATGTCGTTGTGTCGAATGCCAGTTGCACCACCAATTGTTTGGCGCCTTTGGTTAAACCCTTGCTGGATGCGATTGGCATTGAATCCGGTTTAATGACTACCATTCATGCGTTTACCAACGATCAAGTATTGACGGATGTGTATCACAAGGACATGCGCCGCGCGCGCTCTGCAGTCAGCAGCATGATCCCAACCAAAACAGGCGCTGCCAAAGCGGTTGGCTTGGTATTGCCAGAGCTAGCCGGTCGTTTTGATGGCTTTGCGATGCGGGTTCCGGTGATTAATGTCTCGGTGGTTGATTTAACCTTTGTGGCCAAGCGCGCCACCAGCGTAGATGAGGTCAATGCTGTTCTGAAGAAAGCCAGCGAAGGCGAGCTCAAGAGTATTTTGGGCTTTAATACCTTGCCGCTGGTATCGATCGACTTTAACCATGATCCCCGCCCCAGTATTTACGATGCCAGCCAAACGCGGGTTTCAGCGGATGGTAAATTAGTCAAAGTCCTTGCTTGGTATGACAACGAGTGGGGGTATTCAGTACAGATGCTCAATGCCGCTGAGGCATTGATGGCAGCCTAGGCAAAACAGCCAAAAGGCTACTCTAATTGTTAAAAAAGGGGCTCTTTAGCCCCTTTTTGCATAAAACGGCTTATTTACGCTTGTGGGCGCAATTTTTCTTTTGGCAATGCCCATACATGGCTAGGGAATGCTCCTCAAGGGCAAAACCCAAGGATTTGGCGATCTCCTTTTGGCGCCGCTCAATTGCGGCATCCACAAATTCCTCCACGTGGCCACAGTCAAGGCAAACGAGGTGATCGTGGTGCGTACCCTCATTGAGCTCATAAATCGCCCGGCTGTCGCCTTTGCTGGACTCAAAATGACTGCGGAGCAAGAGGCCTGCCTGTTCAAACTGGGTGAGCACACGATACACCGTGGCCAGACCAATGTCTTTGTCTTCCTTGGCCATGGCCATGAAGATTTCTTCGGCGCTGAAATGGGCGCCTGGATGCTGATGAAAAAAATCCAGGATTTGCATGCGGGGGGCCGTGGCTTTAAGGCCAATATCCCGTAAATCGGCTGGGGAGGGGTTTTGGTTCATAGGCATCGATTGAGGGCTAAAATCAAGACCTTAATGATACGGCTTGCCATGCAAAACTGCCTTTTACCGATTCGCAGCATCCCAATGCGGGTTTTAAGCCCCAGCAAACGATTGCTGCGCTGGTGCACGCTGGCTTCAATCGTATTGGCCGCCTTAATTGCAACGGGTTGCACGACAAAGGTCGATGAAACCCAGCGTACGCTGATGAACAGTATTTTTCGACCTTATGTACCGGATACTATTCAGGGCAACTTTATTTCTAGCGAACAATACGCCAAGCTGGAAGTTGGCATGAGCCGTGAACAAGTGCGGCAAATTTTGGGTACCCCATTATTAGCAAGTTATTTTCATGCCAATCGCTGGGATTACATATTTGAATTCAAACGCCTCGGTGAAAAAATCAGCAAAGAGCGGCGAGTGACGGTGTTCTTCGATGGCGATAAGGTAACGAAATTTAATGGTGACGCATTACCAACTGAAGTTGAGCTCGTTGCAGAGATCGATAACTATGCCAAGAATAAGCGCTCCTTCTGGGATATGGTTACCGGCAAAAACAAAGGTCCAGTAACGCCACCATTGCAACAGCCTGAGGTATTGATACCGAGTCCGCCGAGCAGCGGCCCAATCGTCACACCGGTCAAGTAAGCGGCGCTGATGCTGAGTCAGTAATGCCGAAGTGGAATTAAAAAATTAGTTAAGCAAAGTTAGTTAAGCAAAGAGTGAGATTATGAAAATCGCAATCGCAGGAGCGAGTGGCCGAATGGGCCGAATGCTAATTGAGGCAGTATTGCAATTGCCGGATGCCACTCTGGTGGGGGCACTAGATCACGCATCCTGCCCTTTATTGGGTGAAGATGCTGGCGCCTTCTTGGGCAAAAAAACGGGCGTGATGATTACAGCCGATTTAGCGCGCGGCTTACGCGATGCCGAGTATTTGATTGATTTCACGCGGCCCGAGGGCACGATGCTGCATTTAGCCGCCTGCACTACTCACGGTGTCAAGATGATCATCGGCACTACCGGTTTGAGTGCTGATCAAATCGCTCAACTGAAAACCGCATCTTCCAAAATTGCAATCGTATTTGCCCCTAATATGAGCGTGGGCGTTAATGTCACTTTGAAGTTATTGGAAGTAGCCGCCAAGATGCTGGATACCGGTTACGACATTGAAATCATCGAAGCCCACCACCGCCATAAAGTCGATGCGCCATCCGGCACGGCACTGAAGATGGGCGAAGTGATTGCCGGCGCTTTGGGACAATCTTTAAAGGACGTAGCAGTCTACGCGCGCGAAGGCCATACCGGTGAGCGTAAGCCCGGATCGATTGGTTTTGCCACCATTCGGGGCGGCGATATTGTTGGCGATCACACGGTGCTCTTTGCGGGCGAAGGTGAGCGCATTGAGATTAGCCATAAATCCTCGAGCCGTCAGTCCTATGCCCAGGGATCGATTCGGGCGGTACGCTTTTTAGAGAAAAAAACGTCCGGCCTATTTGATATGCAAGATGTATTGGGTCTGCGAGCATAAGACCGATAAAAACACCAAGCAATTTCAGCGAAAAGAGCCTTACACAATGAGTATGGAATACGACTACCGCAGCATTGAAGCGGCAGCCCAAGCAGATTGGAATAGCAAAGACGTCTACCGTGTCACCGAAGATGCGGTCAATGCACAAGGTAAGCCTAAGCCCAAATACTATGCTTGCTCGATGTTGCCTTACCCATCGGGTAAGTTGCACATGGGCCATGTGCGCAACTACACCATCAACGATGTGATGGCGCGCCAATTGCGCATGCAGGGCTACAACGTTCTGATGCCGATGGGTTGGGATGCCTTTGGTATGCCAGCTGAAAACGCTGCAATCCAGAACAAAGTACCCCCAGCCGAGTGGACCTACCAAAACATTGCGTATATGAAAAAGCAAATGGCCGCGATGGGCCTAGCGATTGATTGGTCACGGGAAATTGCTACTTGCAAACCGGATTACTACCGCTGGAACCAGTGGCTCTTTTTAAAGATGCTGGAAAAGGGCGTGGCGTACCGCAAAACCCAGGTCGTCAATTGGGATCCGGTCGATCAAACCGTATTGGCCAACGAGCAAGTGATTGAAGGGCGCGGTTGGCGCTCTGGCGCTTTGGTCGAAAAGCGTGAGATCCCCGGTTACTACTTGAACATCACTGCCTACGCAGAACAATTGCTCACGGGTCTGGATGATTTAGGCTGGCCCGAGCGCGTGAAGATCATGCAGCAAAACTGGATTGGCAAAAGCCGCGGTGTGCGCTTTGCCTTTGACCATGCGATCAAGAATAGCGCCGGTGAACTGATTCAGGATGGCAAGTTATACGTCTTCACCACGCGTGCCGACACCATCATGGGCGTGACCTTTTGCGCAGTTGCAGCAGAGCACCCGCTGGCGACCGAAGCGGCGCGCAGTAATCCGGAGCTGGCTCGCTTCATCGAAAAATGCAAAACCGGTAGCGTCATCGAAGCCGATCTGGCTACCCAAGAAAAAGAAGGGATGTTCACGGGCTTATACGTCACGCATCCTTTGAGTAAAGAGCCTGTCCCCCTGTGGGTTGGTAATTATGTATTGATGAGCTATGGCGATGGCGCTGTGATGGGTGTGCCTGCCCACGACGAGCGTGACTTTGCGTTTGCGCTCAAATACCATCTGCCGATTAAACAGGTGATTGCGCTCAGTGGCGAGTCGCCGATGTTCAACCCGACTCACTGGGATGCCTGGTACGCCCAAAAAGAACAGGCGCAGTGCATTAACAGCGGCAAATACGATAGCCTGTCGGTTAGCGATGCGGTGACTGCGGTTGCTGCTGATTTGGCTGCACTGGGTGTTGGTGAAATTAAAACCACC is a window from the Polynucleobacter difficilis genome containing:
- the gap gene encoding type I glyceraldehyde-3-phosphate dehydrogenase → MAIRVAINGYGRIGRMVLRALYESQPNLDRKRDIKIVAINAMGDIDINAHLTQYDSAHGRFPGTVTVDGDHMIVNGDRIKMYSTRNPLETPWGEHQVDLVLECSGKFTSKEKAMVHIQQGAKKVLISAPGEKDVDATIVYGVNEKVLKPSDVVVSNASCTTNCLAPLVKPLLDAIGIESGLMTTIHAFTNDQVLTDVYHKDMRRARSAVSSMIPTKTGAAKAVGLVLPELAGRFDGFAMRVPVINVSVVDLTFVAKRATSVDEVNAVLKKASEGELKSILGFNTLPLVSIDFNHDPRPSIYDASQTRVSADGKLVKVLAWYDNEWGYSVQMLNAAEALMAA
- the tkt gene encoding transketolase, with amino-acid sequence MSNLQTRMANAIRALSMDAVQQANSGHPGMPMGMADIAVALWDQHLQHNPADPHWINRDRFVLSNGHGSMLLYALLHLTGYDLPMSELKNFRQLHSKTPGHPEYGITPGVETTTGPLGQGISNAVGMALAEKLLAEEFNRPGFNVVDHYTYAFLGDGCLMEGISHEVCSLAGTLKLNKLIALWDDNGISIDGKVVAWFNEDTPKRFEAYGWNVIRGVDGHNAGAVANAIARAKQSDKPTLICCKTAIGQGSPNMAGSDKVHGAPLGADEIAATRKALNWTSPPFEVPDDLYLAWDFRSRGQTIQNAWNERFTAYQKAHPRSAAELVRRMRGDLPSDFAAKLQALLAQCQAKAETIATRKSSQNAIEALAPAVPEMMGGSADLTGSNLTNWSACKPVRANQWGNHINYGVREFGMSAIMNGMALHGGYIPFGGTFLTFSDYSRNALRMAALMKLRSIFVFTHDSIGLGEDGPTHQSVEQVSSLRLIPNLAVWRPCDTTESAVAWGAALERRHGPSALIFSRQNCPFVARSPKQIENIARGGYVVHEPSKVAKAIIIATGSEVGLAFQTAAHLAKEGIGVRVVSMPSTTYFDQQDAQYKASVLPAGLPRIAIEAGVTDYWWKYGCAAVHGVDTFGESAPANQLYAYFGLTVDQISTTVKQCIAQVK
- a CDS encoding outer membrane protein assembly factor BamE gives rise to the protein MIRLAMQNCLLPIRSIPMRVLSPSKRLLRWCTLASIVLAALIATGCTTKVDETQRTLMNSIFRPYVPDTIQGNFISSEQYAKLEVGMSREQVRQILGTPLLASYFHANRWDYIFEFKRLGEKISKERRVTVFFDGDKVTKFNGDALPTEVELVAEIDNYAKNKRSFWDMVTGKNKGPVTPPLQQPEVLIPSPPSSGPIVTPVK
- the fur gene encoding ferric iron uptake transcriptional regulator; its protein translation is MPMNQNPSPADLRDIGLKATAPRMQILDFFHQHPGAHFSAEEIFMAMAKEDKDIGLATVYRVLTQFEQAGLLLRSHFESSKGDSRAIYELNEGTHHDHLVCLDCGHVEEFVDAAIERRQKEIAKSLGFALEEHSLAMYGHCQKKNCAHKRK
- the dapB gene encoding 4-hydroxy-tetrahydrodipicolinate reductase — protein: MKIAIAGASGRMGRMLIEAVLQLPDATLVGALDHASCPLLGEDAGAFLGKKTGVMITADLARGLRDAEYLIDFTRPEGTMLHLAACTTHGVKMIIGTTGLSADQIAQLKTASSKIAIVFAPNMSVGVNVTLKLLEVAAKMLDTGYDIEIIEAHHRHKVDAPSGTALKMGEVIAGALGQSLKDVAVYAREGHTGERKPGSIGFATIRGGDIVGDHTVLFAGEGERIEISHKSSSRQSYAQGSIRAVRFLEKKTSGLFDMQDVLGLRA